From a region of the Globicephala melas chromosome 19, mGloMel1.2, whole genome shotgun sequence genome:
- the FGF21 gene encoding fibroblast growth factor 21, with translation MGWDKTKLEHLGLWVPVLAVLLGPCQAHPIPDSSPLLQFGGQVRQRYLYTDDAQETEAHLEIRADGTVVGTARRSPESLLELKALKPGVIQILGVKTSRFLCQGPEGRLYGSLHFNPQACSFRELLLEDGYNVYQSEALGIPLRLPPHRSSNWDLAPRGPARFLPLPGFLPPPLEPPGILAPEPPNVGSSDPLSMVGPSHGRSPSYTS, from the exons ATGGGCTGGGACAAGACCAAACTCGAGCACCTGGGACTGTGGGTCCCTGTGCTAGCTGTCCTGCTGGGACCCTGCCAGGCACATCCCATTCCTGactccagccccctcctccaaTTTGGGGGCCAAGTCCGCCAGCGATACCTCTACACGGATGACGCCCAGGAGACGGAGGCCCACCTGGAGATCAGGGCTGATGGCACAGTGGTGGGGACGGCCCGCCGGAGCCCCGAAA GTCTTCTGGAGCTGAAAGCCCTAAAGCCAGGGGTCATTCAAATCTTGGGAGTTAAAACATCCAGGTTCCTGTGCCAGGGGCCAGAGGGGAGGCTGTATGGATCG CTCCACTTCAACCCCCAGGCCTGCAGCTTCCGGGAGCTGCTTCTTGAGGATGGATACAACGTTTACCAGTCTGAGGCTCTTGGCATTCCCCTCCGCCTGCCCCCGCACCGCTCCTCCAACTGGGACCTGGCCCCCCGGGGACCTGCTCGCTTCCTGCCACTGCCAGGCTTCCTCCCgccacccctggagcctccagggaTCTTGGCCCCCGAGCCTCCCAACGTAGGTTCCTCGGACCCCTTGAGCATGGTGGGACCTTCACATGGCCGAAGCCCCAGCTACACTTCCTGA
- the FUT1 gene encoding galactoside alpha-(1,2)-fucosyltransferase 1 isoform X1: MIGSLESQVQFLGLCFLEWADGEPRNWRGRGRGRSPALQLGARSRCPRKDGLLGGQETRSPIQARTSSLSCSTWPVASCHLPGGLCPSHTGSLRKKLGEHCPTSVDLTAWESEIPRSMWAPRLRHLCLTFLLTCVFTSIFFFHIRQDLFHNGLGLSALCPDRNPVTSPVAIICLSGTPINPNAPFSCPKHPASLSGTWTIYPNGRLGNQMGQYATLLALAQLNGRQAFIQPAMHATLAPMFRITLPVLAPEVNSRTPWRELELHDWMSEEYAQLKEPWLKLSGFPCSWTFFHHLREQIRSEFTLHDHLRREAQSLLSQLRLSRTGDRPSTFVGVHVRRGDYVKVMPYHWKGVVGDRAYLQQAMDWFRARHEAPIFVVTSNGMEWCRENIDTSRGDVTFTGDGQEDVPSKDFALLTQCNHTIMTIGTFGFWAAYLAGGDTVYLANFTLPNSSFLNIFKPKAAFLPEWVGINADLTPLQMLAEH; the protein is encoded by the exons ATGATCGGATCTCTAGAGAGTCAAGTCCAATTCCTGGGTCTTTGCTTTCTTGAATG GGCGGATGGTGAACCCAGAAactggaggggaagagggagaggtcgAAGTCCAGCATTGCAGCTGGGCGCTAGATCACGGTGTCCACGGAAGGATGGGCTGCTAGGAGGCCAG GAAACAAGATCCCCCATCCAGGCCCGGACCTCCAGCCTCTCATGTTCTACTTGGCCCGTTGCTTCCTGCCACCTCCCTGGTGGACTCTGCCCCTCACACACAGGTTCACTGAGAAAGAAGTTGGGGGAACACTGTCCAACGTCAGTGGACCTTACAGCCTGGGAGAGTGAAATTCCAAGAT CCATGTGGGCACCCAGGCTCCGTCACCTCTGTCTGACCTTCCTGCTAACCTGTGTTTTTACCTCAATCTTCTTCTTCCACATCCGCCAAGACCTCTTTCACAATGGCTTAGGCCTGTCTGCCCTATGTCCAGACCGTAACCCAGTGACATCCCCTGTGGCCATCATCTGCCTGTCGGGCACACCCATAAACCCCAACGCCCCTTTTTCCTGTCCCAAGCATCCTGCTTCCCTCTCAGGAACCTGGACTATCTACCCAAACGGCCGGCTTGGGAACCAGATGGGGCAGTACGCCACGCTGCTGGCCCTGGCCCAGCTCAACGGCCGCCAGGCCTTCATCCAGCCTGCCATGCACGCCACCCTGGCCCCCATGTTCCGCATCACCCTGCCCGTGCTGGCGCCTGAGGTGAACAGCCGTACACCTTGGCGGGAGCTGGAGCTTCACGACTGGATGTCGGAGGAGTACGCCCAACTGAAGGAGCCCTGGCTGAAGCTCAGCGGTTTCCCCTGCTCCTGGACTTTCTTCCATCATCTCCGGGAACAGATCCGCAGTGAGTTCACCCTGCACGACCACCTTCGGCGAGAGGCCCAGAGTTTACTGAGTCAGCTCCGGCTCAGCCGCACGGGGGACCGCCCGAGCACTTTCGTGGGTGTCCACGTGCGCCGTGGGGACTACGTGAAGGTGATGCCCTATCACTGGAAGGGTGTAGTGGGTGATCGCGCTTACCTCCAGCAGGCTATGGACTGGTTCCGGGCCCGGCATGAAGCCCCGATCTTTGTGGTCACCAGCAACGGCATggagtggtgccgggaaaacatCGACACCTCCCGGGGGGATGTGACCTTCACTGGCGATGGGCAAGAAGATGTCCCCAGCAAGGACTTTGCGCTGCTCACACAATGCAACCACACCATCATGACTATTGGCACCTTTGGCTTCTGGGCCGCCTACCTGGCTGGTGGAGACACCGTCTACCTGGCCAACTTTACCCTGCCTAACTCCAGCTTCCTGAATATCTTTAAACCCAAGGCCGCCTTCCTGCCTGAGTGGGTGGGCATTAATGCAGACTTGACTCCACTCCAGATGTTGGCTGAGCACTGA
- the FUT1 gene encoding galactoside alpha-(1,2)-fucosyltransferase 1 isoform X2, which produces MWAALGAGTLRSRQADCGAQESPPPRPPTPALQETRSPIQARTSSLSCSTWPVASCHLPGGLCPSHTGSLRKKLGEHCPTSVDLTAWESEIPRSMWAPRLRHLCLTFLLTCVFTSIFFFHIRQDLFHNGLGLSALCPDRNPVTSPVAIICLSGTPINPNAPFSCPKHPASLSGTWTIYPNGRLGNQMGQYATLLALAQLNGRQAFIQPAMHATLAPMFRITLPVLAPEVNSRTPWRELELHDWMSEEYAQLKEPWLKLSGFPCSWTFFHHLREQIRSEFTLHDHLRREAQSLLSQLRLSRTGDRPSTFVGVHVRRGDYVKVMPYHWKGVVGDRAYLQQAMDWFRARHEAPIFVVTSNGMEWCRENIDTSRGDVTFTGDGQEDVPSKDFALLTQCNHTIMTIGTFGFWAAYLAGGDTVYLANFTLPNSSFLNIFKPKAAFLPEWVGINADLTPLQMLAEH; this is translated from the exons ATGTGGGCTGCACTTGGAGCCGGAACGCTCCGTTCACGCCAAGCTGACTGTGGAGCTCAG GAGTCTCCTCCACCCCGACCCCCAACTCCTGCTCTCCAGGAAACAAGATCCCCCATCCAGGCCCGGACCTCCAGCCTCTCATGTTCTACTTGGCCCGTTGCTTCCTGCCACCTCCCTGGTGGACTCTGCCCCTCACACACAGGTTCACTGAGAAAGAAGTTGGGGGAACACTGTCCAACGTCAGTGGACCTTACAGCCTGGGAGAGTGAAATTCCAAGAT CCATGTGGGCACCCAGGCTCCGTCACCTCTGTCTGACCTTCCTGCTAACCTGTGTTTTTACCTCAATCTTCTTCTTCCACATCCGCCAAGACCTCTTTCACAATGGCTTAGGCCTGTCTGCCCTATGTCCAGACCGTAACCCAGTGACATCCCCTGTGGCCATCATCTGCCTGTCGGGCACACCCATAAACCCCAACGCCCCTTTTTCCTGTCCCAAGCATCCTGCTTCCCTCTCAGGAACCTGGACTATCTACCCAAACGGCCGGCTTGGGAACCAGATGGGGCAGTACGCCACGCTGCTGGCCCTGGCCCAGCTCAACGGCCGCCAGGCCTTCATCCAGCCTGCCATGCACGCCACCCTGGCCCCCATGTTCCGCATCACCCTGCCCGTGCTGGCGCCTGAGGTGAACAGCCGTACACCTTGGCGGGAGCTGGAGCTTCACGACTGGATGTCGGAGGAGTACGCCCAACTGAAGGAGCCCTGGCTGAAGCTCAGCGGTTTCCCCTGCTCCTGGACTTTCTTCCATCATCTCCGGGAACAGATCCGCAGTGAGTTCACCCTGCACGACCACCTTCGGCGAGAGGCCCAGAGTTTACTGAGTCAGCTCCGGCTCAGCCGCACGGGGGACCGCCCGAGCACTTTCGTGGGTGTCCACGTGCGCCGTGGGGACTACGTGAAGGTGATGCCCTATCACTGGAAGGGTGTAGTGGGTGATCGCGCTTACCTCCAGCAGGCTATGGACTGGTTCCGGGCCCGGCATGAAGCCCCGATCTTTGTGGTCACCAGCAACGGCATggagtggtgccgggaaaacatCGACACCTCCCGGGGGGATGTGACCTTCACTGGCGATGGGCAAGAAGATGTCCCCAGCAAGGACTTTGCGCTGCTCACACAATGCAACCACACCATCATGACTATTGGCACCTTTGGCTTCTGGGCCGCCTACCTGGCTGGTGGAGACACCGTCTACCTGGCCAACTTTACCCTGCCTAACTCCAGCTTCCTGAATATCTTTAAACCCAAGGCCGCCTTCCTGCCTGAGTGGGTGGGCATTAATGCAGACTTGACTCCACTCCAGATGTTGGCTGAGCACTGA
- the FUT1 gene encoding galactoside alpha-(1,2)-fucosyltransferase 1 isoform X3 yields the protein MWAPRLRHLCLTFLLTCVFTSIFFFHIRQDLFHNGLGLSALCPDRNPVTSPVAIICLSGTPINPNAPFSCPKHPASLSGTWTIYPNGRLGNQMGQYATLLALAQLNGRQAFIQPAMHATLAPMFRITLPVLAPEVNSRTPWRELELHDWMSEEYAQLKEPWLKLSGFPCSWTFFHHLREQIRSEFTLHDHLRREAQSLLSQLRLSRTGDRPSTFVGVHVRRGDYVKVMPYHWKGVVGDRAYLQQAMDWFRARHEAPIFVVTSNGMEWCRENIDTSRGDVTFTGDGQEDVPSKDFALLTQCNHTIMTIGTFGFWAAYLAGGDTVYLANFTLPNSSFLNIFKPKAAFLPEWVGINADLTPLQMLAEH from the coding sequence ATGTGGGCACCCAGGCTCCGTCACCTCTGTCTGACCTTCCTGCTAACCTGTGTTTTTACCTCAATCTTCTTCTTCCACATCCGCCAAGACCTCTTTCACAATGGCTTAGGCCTGTCTGCCCTATGTCCAGACCGTAACCCAGTGACATCCCCTGTGGCCATCATCTGCCTGTCGGGCACACCCATAAACCCCAACGCCCCTTTTTCCTGTCCCAAGCATCCTGCTTCCCTCTCAGGAACCTGGACTATCTACCCAAACGGCCGGCTTGGGAACCAGATGGGGCAGTACGCCACGCTGCTGGCCCTGGCCCAGCTCAACGGCCGCCAGGCCTTCATCCAGCCTGCCATGCACGCCACCCTGGCCCCCATGTTCCGCATCACCCTGCCCGTGCTGGCGCCTGAGGTGAACAGCCGTACACCTTGGCGGGAGCTGGAGCTTCACGACTGGATGTCGGAGGAGTACGCCCAACTGAAGGAGCCCTGGCTGAAGCTCAGCGGTTTCCCCTGCTCCTGGACTTTCTTCCATCATCTCCGGGAACAGATCCGCAGTGAGTTCACCCTGCACGACCACCTTCGGCGAGAGGCCCAGAGTTTACTGAGTCAGCTCCGGCTCAGCCGCACGGGGGACCGCCCGAGCACTTTCGTGGGTGTCCACGTGCGCCGTGGGGACTACGTGAAGGTGATGCCCTATCACTGGAAGGGTGTAGTGGGTGATCGCGCTTACCTCCAGCAGGCTATGGACTGGTTCCGGGCCCGGCATGAAGCCCCGATCTTTGTGGTCACCAGCAACGGCATggagtggtgccgggaaaacatCGACACCTCCCGGGGGGATGTGACCTTCACTGGCGATGGGCAAGAAGATGTCCCCAGCAAGGACTTTGCGCTGCTCACACAATGCAACCACACCATCATGACTATTGGCACCTTTGGCTTCTGGGCCGCCTACCTGGCTGGTGGAGACACCGTCTACCTGGCCAACTTTACCCTGCCTAACTCCAGCTTCCTGAATATCTTTAAACCCAAGGCCGCCTTCCTGCCTGAGTGGGTGGGCATTAATGCAGACTTGACTCCACTCCAGATGTTGGCTGAGCACTGA